From a single Peromyscus maniculatus bairdii isolate BWxNUB_F1_BW_parent chromosome 4, HU_Pman_BW_mat_3.1, whole genome shotgun sequence genomic region:
- the LOC143272844 gene encoding uncharacterized protein LOC143272844, which translates to MAQRWLLTLQFLRTLKSALCPYPIPLLPLLLHLSSREPLFLNSPDLKPHSDNFHLQILGKWYIHYWVGNMPIPENIKANPLPPFTFVRNIIGQLEFRMNISSPNECIVFKQVLDYNEERPGSYYAWSRHYFQIYLLEREDVSVIQYLDSLQEFNHNMMMLVDRSRVKDPRSLRQFETLTAFIGLNITDIIKPSYDDSCELSRES; encoded by the exons ACCCTGCAGTTTCTCAGGACCCTGAAGTCTGCACTTTGTCCCTACCCAATAcccctcctgcccctgcttctACATCTGTCCAGCCGGGAACCCCTTTTCCTGAATTCCCCTGATCTGAAGCCTCACTCAGATAATTTCCATCTCCAGATTTTAGGAAAGTGGTACATACACTACTGGGTAGGAAATATGCCTATTCCTGAAAATATAAAGGCCAATCCATTGCCGCCCTTCACATTTGTCAGAAACATCATCGGGCAGCTGGAGTTCAGGATGAACATCTC GAGCCCCAATGAATGTATTGTATTCAAGCAGGTCTTGGATTATAATGAAGAACGTCCTGGTTCCTACTATGCCT GGTCAAGGCACTACTTCCAGATTTACTTATTGGAGAGAGAGGATGTCAGTGTCATCCAGTACCTTGACAGTTTGCAAGAATTCAACCACAATATGATGATGCTTGTGG ATCGGAGTCGAGTCAAAGATCCAAGATCTCTGAGGCAGTTTGAAACCTTGACAGCATTTATTGGACTGAACATAACAGACATCATCAAACCATCTTATGATG ATTCCTGTGAGCTGTCCAGAGAATCTTAG